The genome window CACCGATGCCTGGCGGGTGATGAAGATCCAGGCGGAGTTCATCGAGGCCTTCGACGAGCTCGCCGAGCTCGGTCCGGCCATCTCCGTCTTCGGCTCGGCGCGCACTCCGGCCGACCACCCGCACTACGAGCTGGGCATCCGTGTCGGCGAGGCGCTGACCGAGGCGGGCTTCACCGTCATCACCGGCGGCGGACCCGGCGCGATGGAGGCGGCGAACCGGGGCGCGCGGGAGGCGGGCGGGCAGTCGATCGGCCTCGGCATCGAGCTGCCGTGGGAGGCCCGGCTGAACGAGTACGTCGACGTCGGCCTCAACTTCCGCTACTTCTTCGTGCGCAAGACGATGTTCGTGAAGTACTCGCAGGGCTACGTCGTCCTGCCCGGCGGCGTCGGCACCCTCGACGAGCTCTTCGAGGCGTTGACGCTCGCCCAGACGCAGAAGATCACCAGCTTCCCCGTCGTGCTCATGGGCGTCTCGGCGTGGCAGGGCCTGATCGACTGGATGCGTGAGTCCATGCTGGCCGACGGCCGGATCAACCAGAGCGACCTCGACCGGATCGTCCTCACCGACGACGTCGACGAGATGGTTTCGCTCATGGTCGCCGCCCGCGACAGCGAGGACTGATCGCGATGATGTGGGTCTTCGCCATCGTCGTGGTGCTGATCATGGGTGGAGTCGCCGTGGTGGCAGCCGGCCGCGGAGAGGGCTTGTCGCCGACGTACGACGACCGGCGGGACGTCCTCGTTCCGACCGACCGACGCCTCGAGGCACGGGATCTGCGACGCATCCGGTTCACCGTCGGGCTGGTCGGCTACCGGGCCTCGGAGGTCGACGCGCTGATCGCCCGGCTGGCCGACGAGCTGGATGCGCGCCAGAGACCTGACGCCGCTGCGCCGTCGCCGGCGCCTGCGGATGAGGCGACCGGGTCGACCGCCGACTAGCATCTCCCCCCGTTGTGCCCGACCTCACCGTTGCCCTGACCGTCACCCTCGTCCTCAGCCTCCTCGCAGGCGTGGTCGTGGTGCTGACCCGACTCCGGCTGCGGGCGAGCCACCCGGGCCTCACGCTGGCGCTGCACACGCTGCTCGGAGGCGTCGGCCTGGTGCTGTGGCTCCTCTTCCTGCTCTCCGACACGGACGCTGACTGGCGCTCGCTGGTCGGTGTCCTCGGGCTCGGCTGCTGGTGGGTGGTGGCGATCTGCGGCCTGGTGATCCTCGTGCGATGGAAGCCGAGTCGCGCCCGCGGCAAGCGCGCTGCACGGGTGGCGACGGCCGCGGACAGCTGGTCCAGGACACCGTGGCTCTCGCTGTGGGGCCACGTCGGCCTCTTCCTCGGCGTCGCGTGGTTCACCTTCGCCTATGTGACCAGCCAGGTCTGACGACCTCCACGCATCGGGCAGGATCGGTTCCATGAGGTCACTCGGGATCGCACTGTTGCTCCTCGGACTGCTCGTCGTGCCGGGCGTCGCGCCTGCGCAGGCCACGACCGCGCAGGTCGAGGTGATCGGCCACTCGGTCGAGGGCCGGCCCCTCCGCGCGATCCATCTGGGCGGCTCGCCCGGCTCCGGTCCGACCGTCGTGCTGGTGGCGGCCATGCACGGCGACGAGACG of Nocardioides sp. Kera G14 contains these proteins:
- a CDS encoding TIGR00730 family Rossman fold protein, coding for MRSSFNGPRISERRPGTTADERLLESRGPAGWHHTDAWRVMKIQAEFIEAFDELAELGPAISVFGSARTPADHPHYELGIRVGEALTEAGFTVITGGGPGAMEAANRGAREAGGQSIGLGIELPWEARLNEYVDVGLNFRYFFVRKTMFVKYSQGYVVLPGGVGTLDELFEALTLAQTQKITSFPVVLMGVSAWQGLIDWMRESMLADGRINQSDLDRIVLTDDVDEMVSLMVAARDSED
- a CDS encoding DivIVA domain-containing protein — translated: MMWVFAIVVVLIMGGVAVVAAGRGEGLSPTYDDRRDVLVPTDRRLEARDLRRIRFTVGLVGYRASEVDALIARLADELDARQRPDAAAPSPAPADEATGSTAD